Proteins encoded within one genomic window of Bacillus thermozeamaize:
- a CDS encoding DNA-binding response regulator: MGTAERNQVLVVEDDEHIRRFVVINLERSGFVVAETAFGAEALAMADRLMPDVVVLDIMLPDMNGFDICRRLRAAHPEMAILMLTARGQDMDKVTGLELGADDYIVKPFNPLELVARMKAILRRTKGASETRRRVLRSGPFTLDLTANECYKAGHPVELTPKEFQMMKVFMENPGHALDRDRLLDLVWGQDFVGDPKTVDVHVRRLREKIEADPSRPKFIETVWGLGYRWRKGDSVERDQG; the protein is encoded by the coding sequence ATGGGTACTGCTGAGCGCAATCAGGTGTTGGTCGTCGAGGACGATGAGCATATCCGGCGCTTTGTCGTCATCAATTTGGAGCGGAGCGGCTTTGTAGTGGCCGAGACGGCTTTTGGCGCAGAGGCGTTGGCGATGGCGGATCGGCTCATGCCGGATGTTGTGGTGCTGGACATCATGCTTCCCGACATGAACGGATTCGACATTTGCCGACGGCTCCGGGCGGCGCATCCCGAAATGGCGATCCTGATGCTCACCGCACGGGGACAGGACATGGACAAGGTGACGGGACTGGAACTTGGCGCTGACGATTATATCGTCAAACCGTTCAACCCATTGGAACTTGTGGCTCGCATGAAGGCCATTTTACGGCGGACAAAAGGTGCCTCCGAAACTCGCCGGAGAGTGCTTCGCTCCGGCCCTTTCACGTTGGACTTGACCGCGAACGAATGTTATAAAGCGGGGCATCCTGTGGAATTGACACCAAAAGAGTTTCAGATGATGAAGGTTTTCATGGAAAATCCGGGCCATGCTTTGGACCGGGATCGACTGCTCGATCTGGTTTGGGGGCAGGATTTTGTGGGTGACCCGAAAACGGTGGATGTCCATGTTCGCAGACTGCGGGAAAAGATTGAAGCTGATCCGTCCCGGCCAAAATTTATCGAGACCGTTTGGGGGCTGGGATATCGCTGGCGAAAGGGCGATTCAGTTGAGCGGGATCAAGGTTAG